A part of Homo sapiens chromosome 19 genomic scaffold, GRCh38.p14 alternate locus group ALT_REF_LOCI_6 HSCHR19LRC_LRC_T_CTG3_1 genomic DNA contains:
- the OSCAR gene encoding osteoclast-associated immunoglobulin-like receptor isoform 5 precursor (isoform 5 precursor is encoded by transcript variant 5; The RefSeq protein has 1 substitution compared to this genomic sequence), with amino-acid sequence MALVLILQLLTLFPPASYHPKPWLGAQPATVVTPGVNVTLRCRAPQPAWRFGLFKPGEIAPLLFRDVSSELAEFFLEEVTPAQGGSYRCCYRRPDWGPGVWSQPSDVLELLVTEELPRPSLVALPGPVVGPGANVSLRCAGRLRNMSFVLYREGVAAPLQYRHSAQPWADFTLLGARAPGTYSCYYHTPSAPYVLSQRSEVLVISWEDSGSSDYTRGNLVRLGLAGLVLISLGALVTFDWRSQNRAPAGIRP; translated from the exons ATGGCCCTGGTGCTGATCCTCCAGCTGCTGACCCTCT TCCCCCCAGCTTCATACCACCCTAAGCCATGGCTGGGAGCTCAGCCGGCTACAGTTGTGACCCCTGGGGTCAACGTGACCTTGAGATGCCGGGCACCCCAACCCGCTTGGAGATTTGGACTTTTCAAGCCTGGAGAGATCGCTCCCCTTCTCTTCCGGGATGTGTCCTCCGAGCTGGCAGAATTCTTTCTGGAGGAGGTGACTCCAGCCCAAGGGGGAATTTACCGCTGCTGCTACCGAAGGCCAGACTGGGGGCCGGGTGTCTGGTCCCAGCCCAGCGATGTCCTGGAGCTGCTGGTGACAG AGGAGCTGCCGCGGCCGTCGCTGGTGGCGCTGCCCGGGCCGGTGGTGGGTCCTGGCGCCAACGTGAGCCTGCGCTGCGCGGGCCGCCTGCGGAACATGAGCTTCGTGCTGTACCGCGAGGGCGTGGCGGCCCCGCTGCAGTACCGCCACTCCGCGCAGCCCTGGGCCGACTTCACGCTGCTGGGCGCCCGCGCCCCCGGCACCTACAGCTGCTACTATCACACGCCCTCCGCGCCCTACGTGCTGTCGCAGCGCAGCGAGGTGCTGGTCATCAGCTGGGAAG ACTCTGGCTCCTCCGACTACACCCGGGGGAACCTAGTCCGCCTGGGGCTGGCCGGGCTGGTCCTCATCTCCCTGGGCGCGCTGGTCACTTTTGACTGGCGCAGTCAGAACCGCGCTCCTGCTGGTATCCGCCCCTGA
- the OSCAR gene encoding osteoclast-associated immunoglobulin-like receptor isoform 3 precursor (isoform 3 precursor is encoded by transcript variant 3; The RefSeq protein has 1 substitution compared to this genomic sequence), whose product MALVLILQLLTLWPLCHTDITPSVAIIVPPASYHPKPWLGAQPATVVTPGVNVTLRCRAPQPAWRFGLFKPGEIAPLLFRDVSSELAEFFLEEVTPAQGGSYRCCYRRPDWGPGVWSQPSDVLELLVTEELPRPSLVALPGPVVGPGANVSLRCAGRLRNMSFVLYREGVAAPLQYRHSAQPWADFTLLGARAPGTYSCYYHTPSAPYVLSQRSEVLVISWEDSGSSDYTRGNLVRLGLAGLVLISLGALVTFDWRSQNRAPAGIRP is encoded by the exons ATGGCCCTGGTGCTGATCCTCCAGCTGCTGACCCTCT GGCCTCTGTGTCACACAGACATCACTCCGTCTG TGGCCATTATAG TCCCCCCAGCTTCATACCACCCTAAGCCATGGCTGGGAGCTCAGCCGGCTACAGTTGTGACCCCTGGGGTCAACGTGACCTTGAGATGCCGGGCACCCCAACCCGCTTGGAGATTTGGACTTTTCAAGCCTGGAGAGATCGCTCCCCTTCTCTTCCGGGATGTGTCCTCCGAGCTGGCAGAATTCTTTCTGGAGGAGGTGACTCCAGCCCAAGGGGGAATTTACCGCTGCTGCTACCGAAGGCCAGACTGGGGGCCGGGTGTCTGGTCCCAGCCCAGCGATGTCCTGGAGCTGCTGGTGACAG AGGAGCTGCCGCGGCCGTCGCTGGTGGCGCTGCCCGGGCCGGTGGTGGGTCCTGGCGCCAACGTGAGCCTGCGCTGCGCGGGCCGCCTGCGGAACATGAGCTTCGTGCTGTACCGCGAGGGCGTGGCGGCCCCGCTGCAGTACCGCCACTCCGCGCAGCCCTGGGCCGACTTCACGCTGCTGGGCGCCCGCGCCCCCGGCACCTACAGCTGCTACTATCACACGCCCTCCGCGCCCTACGTGCTGTCGCAGCGCAGCGAGGTGCTGGTCATCAGCTGGGAAG ACTCTGGCTCCTCCGACTACACCCGGGGGAACCTAGTCCGCCTGGGGCTGGCCGGGCTGGTCCTCATCTCCCTGGGCGCGCTGGTCACTTTTGACTGGCGCAGTCAGAACCGCGCTCCTGCTGGTATCCGCCCCTGA
- the OSCAR gene encoding osteoclast-associated immunoglobulin-like receptor isoform 4 precursor (isoform 4 precursor is encoded by transcript variant 4; The RefSeq protein has 1 substitution compared to this genomic sequence) has protein sequence MALVLILQLLTLWPLCHTDITPSVPPASYHPKPWLGAQPATVVTPGVNVTLRCRAPQPAWRFGLFKPGEIAPLLFRDVSSELAEFFLEEVTPAQGGSYRCCYRRPDWGPGVWSQPSDVLELLVTEELPRPSLVALPGPVVGPGANVSLRCAGRLRNMSFVLYREGVAAPLQYRHSAQPWADFTLLGARAPGTYSCYYHTPSAPYVLSQRSEVLVISWEDSGSSDYTRGNLVRLGLAGLVLISLGALVTFDWRSQNRAPAGIRP, from the exons ATGGCCCTGGTGCTGATCCTCCAGCTGCTGACCCTCT GGCCTCTGTGTCACACAGACATCACTCCGTCTG TCCCCCCAGCTTCATACCACCCTAAGCCATGGCTGGGAGCTCAGCCGGCTACAGTTGTGACCCCTGGGGTCAACGTGACCTTGAGATGCCGGGCACCCCAACCCGCTTGGAGATTTGGACTTTTCAAGCCTGGAGAGATCGCTCCCCTTCTCTTCCGGGATGTGTCCTCCGAGCTGGCAGAATTCTTTCTGGAGGAGGTGACTCCAGCCCAAGGGGGAATTTACCGCTGCTGCTACCGAAGGCCAGACTGGGGGCCGGGTGTCTGGTCCCAGCCCAGCGATGTCCTGGAGCTGCTGGTGACAG AGGAGCTGCCGCGGCCGTCGCTGGTGGCGCTGCCCGGGCCGGTGGTGGGTCCTGGCGCCAACGTGAGCCTGCGCTGCGCGGGCCGCCTGCGGAACATGAGCTTCGTGCTGTACCGCGAGGGCGTGGCGGCCCCGCTGCAGTACCGCCACTCCGCGCAGCCCTGGGCCGACTTCACGCTGCTGGGCGCCCGCGCCCCCGGCACCTACAGCTGCTACTATCACACGCCCTCCGCGCCCTACGTGCTGTCGCAGCGCAGCGAGGTGCTGGTCATCAGCTGGGAAG ACTCTGGCTCCTCCGACTACACCCGGGGGAACCTAGTCCGCCTGGGGCTGGCCGGGCTGGTCCTCATCTCCCTGGGCGCGCTGGTCACTTTTGACTGGCGCAGTCAGAACCGCGCTCCTGCTGGTATCCGCCCCTGA
- the OSCAR gene encoding osteoclast-associated immunoglobulin-like receptor isoform 1 precursor (isoform 1 precursor is encoded by transcript variant 1; The RefSeq protein has 1 substitution compared to this genomic sequence), translating into MALVLILQLLTLWPLCHTDITPSVAIIVPPASYHPKPWLGAQPATVVTPGVNVTLRCRAPQPAWRFGLFKPGEIAPLLFRDVSSELAEFFLEEVTPAQGGSYRCCYRRPDWGPGVWSQPSDVLELLVTEELPRPSLVALPGPVVGPGANVSLRCAGRLRNMSFVLYREGVAAPLQYRHSAQPWADFTLLGARAPGTYSCYYHTPSAPYVLSQRSEVLVISWEGEGPEARPASSAPGMQAPGPPPSDPGAQAPSLSSFRPRGLVLQPLLPQTQDSWDPAPPPSDPGV; encoded by the exons ATGGCCCTGGTGCTGATCCTCCAGCTGCTGACCCTCT GGCCTCTGTGTCACACAGACATCACTCCGTCTG TGGCCATTATAG TCCCCCCAGCTTCATACCACCCTAAGCCATGGCTGGGAGCTCAGCCGGCTACAGTTGTGACCCCTGGGGTCAACGTGACCTTGAGATGCCGGGCACCCCAACCCGCTTGGAGATTTGGACTTTTCAAGCCTGGAGAGATCGCTCCCCTTCTCTTCCGGGATGTGTCCTCCGAGCTGGCAGAATTCTTTCTGGAGGAGGTGACTCCAGCCCAAGGGGGAATTTACCGCTGCTGCTACCGAAGGCCAGACTGGGGGCCGGGTGTCTGGTCCCAGCCCAGCGATGTCCTGGAGCTGCTGGTGACAG AGGAGCTGCCGCGGCCGTCGCTGGTGGCGCTGCCCGGGCCGGTGGTGGGTCCTGGCGCCAACGTGAGCCTGCGCTGCGCGGGCCGCCTGCGGAACATGAGCTTCGTGCTGTACCGCGAGGGCGTGGCGGCCCCGCTGCAGTACCGCCACTCCGCGCAGCCCTGGGCCGACTTCACGCTGCTGGGCGCCCGCGCCCCCGGCACCTACAGCTGCTACTATCACACGCCCTCCGCGCCCTACGTGCTGTCGCAGCGCAGCGAGGTGCTGGTCATCAGCTGGGAAGGTGAGGGCCCTGAGGCCCGGCCCGCCTCCTCCGCCCCAGGAATGCAGGCCCCAGGACCTCCgccctcagacccaggagcccaggcccccagcctctcctccttcAGACCCAGGGGTCTAGtcctgcagcccctcctccctcagacccaggattCCTGggacccagcccctcctccctcagatccAGGAGTCTag
- the OSCAR gene encoding osteoclast-associated immunoglobulin-like receptor isoform 7 precursor (isoform 7 precursor is encoded by transcript variant 7; The RefSeq protein has 1 substitution compared to this genomic sequence), with translation MALVLILQLLTLFPPASYHPKPWLGAQPATVVTPGVNVTLRCRAPQPAWRFGLFKPGEIAPLLFRDVSSELAEFFLEEVTPAQGGSYRCCYRRPDWGPGVWSQPSDVLELLVTEELPRPSLVALPGPVVGPGANVSLRCAGRLRNMSFVLYREGVAAPLQYRHSAQPWADFTLLGARAPGTYSCYYHTPSAPYVLSQRSEVLVISWEGEGPEARPASSAPGMQAPGPPPSDPGAQAPSLSSFRPRGLVLQPLLPQTQDSWDPAPPPSDPGV, from the exons ATGGCCCTGGTGCTGATCCTCCAGCTGCTGACCCTCT TCCCCCCAGCTTCATACCACCCTAAGCCATGGCTGGGAGCTCAGCCGGCTACAGTTGTGACCCCTGGGGTCAACGTGACCTTGAGATGCCGGGCACCCCAACCCGCTTGGAGATTTGGACTTTTCAAGCCTGGAGAGATCGCTCCCCTTCTCTTCCGGGATGTGTCCTCCGAGCTGGCAGAATTCTTTCTGGAGGAGGTGACTCCAGCCCAAGGGGGAATTTACCGCTGCTGCTACCGAAGGCCAGACTGGGGGCCGGGTGTCTGGTCCCAGCCCAGCGATGTCCTGGAGCTGCTGGTGACAG AGGAGCTGCCGCGGCCGTCGCTGGTGGCGCTGCCCGGGCCGGTGGTGGGTCCTGGCGCCAACGTGAGCCTGCGCTGCGCGGGCCGCCTGCGGAACATGAGCTTCGTGCTGTACCGCGAGGGCGTGGCGGCCCCGCTGCAGTACCGCCACTCCGCGCAGCCCTGGGCCGACTTCACGCTGCTGGGCGCCCGCGCCCCCGGCACCTACAGCTGCTACTATCACACGCCCTCCGCGCCCTACGTGCTGTCGCAGCGCAGCGAGGTGCTGGTCATCAGCTGGGAAGGTGAGGGCCCTGAGGCCCGGCCCGCCTCCTCCGCCCCAGGAATGCAGGCCCCAGGACCTCCgccctcagacccaggagcccaggcccccagcctctcctccttcAGACCCAGGGGTCTAGtcctgcagcccctcctccctcagacccaggattCCTGggacccagcccctcctccctcagatccAGGAGTCTag
- the OSCAR gene encoding osteoclast-associated immunoglobulin-like receptor isoform 6 precursor (isoform 6 precursor is encoded by transcript variant 6; The RefSeq protein has 1 substitution compared to this genomic sequence), with the protein MALVLILQLLTLWPLCHTDITPSVPPASYHPKPWLGAQPATVVTPGVNVTLRCRAPQPAWRFGLFKPGEIAPLLFRDVSSELAEFFLEEVTPAQGGSYRCCYRRPDWGPGVWSQPSDVLELLVTEELPRPSLVALPGPVVGPGANVSLRCAGRLRNMSFVLYREGVAAPLQYRHSAQPWADFTLLGARAPGTYSCYYHTPSAPYVLSQRSEVLVISWEGEGPEARPASSAPGMQAPGPPPSDPGAQAPSLSSFRPRGLVLQPLLPQTQDSWDPAPPPSDPGV; encoded by the exons ATGGCCCTGGTGCTGATCCTCCAGCTGCTGACCCTCT GGCCTCTGTGTCACACAGACATCACTCCGTCTG TCCCCCCAGCTTCATACCACCCTAAGCCATGGCTGGGAGCTCAGCCGGCTACAGTTGTGACCCCTGGGGTCAACGTGACCTTGAGATGCCGGGCACCCCAACCCGCTTGGAGATTTGGACTTTTCAAGCCTGGAGAGATCGCTCCCCTTCTCTTCCGGGATGTGTCCTCCGAGCTGGCAGAATTCTTTCTGGAGGAGGTGACTCCAGCCCAAGGGGGAATTTACCGCTGCTGCTACCGAAGGCCAGACTGGGGGCCGGGTGTCTGGTCCCAGCCCAGCGATGTCCTGGAGCTGCTGGTGACAG AGGAGCTGCCGCGGCCGTCGCTGGTGGCGCTGCCCGGGCCGGTGGTGGGTCCTGGCGCCAACGTGAGCCTGCGCTGCGCGGGCCGCCTGCGGAACATGAGCTTCGTGCTGTACCGCGAGGGCGTGGCGGCCCCGCTGCAGTACCGCCACTCCGCGCAGCCCTGGGCCGACTTCACGCTGCTGGGCGCCCGCGCCCCCGGCACCTACAGCTGCTACTATCACACGCCCTCCGCGCCCTACGTGCTGTCGCAGCGCAGCGAGGTGCTGGTCATCAGCTGGGAAGGTGAGGGCCCTGAGGCCCGGCCCGCCTCCTCCGCCCCAGGAATGCAGGCCCCAGGACCTCCgccctcagacccaggagcccaggcccccagcctctcctccttcAGACCCAGGGGTCTAGtcctgcagcccctcctccctcagacccaggattCCTGggacccagcccctcctccctcagatccAGGAGTCTag
- the NDUFA3 gene encoding NADH dehydrogenase [ubiquinone] 1 alpha subcomplex subunit 3 has protein sequence MAARVGAFLKNAWDKEPVLVVSFVVGGLAVILPPLSPYFKYSVMINKATPYNYPVPVRDDGNMPDVPSHPQDPQGPSLEWLKKL, from the exons ATGGCTGCGA GAGTCGGCGCCTTCCTCAAGAATGCCTGGGACAAGGAGCCAGTGCTGGTCGTGTCCTTCGTCGTCGGGGGCCTCG CTGTAATTCTGCCCCCATTGAGCCCCTACTTCAAGTACTCCGTCATGATCAACAAGGCCACGCCCTACAACTACCCAG TGCCCGTCCGTGATGATGGGAACATGCCCGACGTGCCCAGCCACCCCCAGGACCCTCAGGGCCCCAGCCTGGAGTGGCTGAAGAAACTGTGA
- the TFPT gene encoding TCF3 fusion partner isoform 1 (isoform 1 is encoded by transcript variant 1) translates to MELEQREGTMAAVGFEEFSAPPGSELALPPLFGGHILESELETEVEFVSGGLGGSGLRERDEEEEAARGRRRRQRELNRRKYQALGRRCREIEQVNERVLNRLHQVQRITRRLQQERRFLMRVLDSYGDDYRASQFTIVLEDEGSQGTDAPTPGNAENEPPEKETLSPPRRTPAPPEPGSPAPGEGPSGRKRRRVPRDGRRAGNALTPELAPVQIKVEEDFGFEADEALDSSWVSRGPDKLLPYPTLASPASD, encoded by the exons ATGGAATTGGAGCAGAGAGAAGG GACCATGGCAGCCGTGGGCTTTGAGGAGTTCTCAGCGCCGCCAGGCTCAGAGTTGGCGTTGCCTCCCCTATTTGGTGGCCACATCCTGGAGAGCGAGCTGGAGACGGAAGTGGAGTTTGTGTCAGGTGGTCTGGGCGGCTCAGGGCTCCGGGAGCGagatgaagaggaagaggcagCCCGGGGTCGGCGGCGGCGCCAGCGGGAATTAAATCGCAGAAAGTACCAGGCACTAGGTCGGCGCTGCCGGGAGATCGAGCAG GTGAACGAGCGGGTCCTGAACAGGCTCCATCAGGTGCAGAGGATAACTCGGAGGCTGCAGCAGGAACGGAG GTTCCTCATGAGAGTGCTGGACTCCTACGGGGATGACTACCGGGCCAGCCAGTTCACCATTGTGCTGGAG GATGAGGGCAGCCAGGGCACGGATGCCCCCACCCCAGGCAATGCGGAGAATGAGCCTCCAGAGAAAGAGACACTGTCCCCGCCCAGAAGGACTCCTGCACCCCCAGAACCCGGCAGCCCAGCCCCCGGTGAGGGGCCCAGTGGGCGGAAGAGGCGGCGAGTGCCACGGGATGGACGCCGAGCAGGAAATGCGCTGACTCCAGAGCTGGCCCCGGTGCAG ATTAAGGTTGAGGAAGACTTTGGCTTTGAAGCAGATGAGGCCCTGGATTCCAGTTGGGTTTCTCGGGGTCCAGACAAACTGCTGCCCTACCCGACCCTGGCCAGCCCAGCCTCTGACTGA
- the TFPT gene encoding TCF3 fusion partner isoform 2 (isoform 2 is encoded by transcript variant 2), with amino-acid sequence MAAVGFEEFSAPPGSELALPPLFGGHILESELETEVEFVSGGLGGSGLRERDEEEEAARGRRRRQRELNRRKYQALGRRCREIEQVNERVLNRLHQVQRITRRLQQERRFLMRVLDSYGDDYRASQFTIVLEDEGSQGTDAPTPGNAENEPPEKETLSPPRRTPAPPEPGSPAPGEGPSGRKRRRVPRDGRRAGNALTPELAPVQIKVEEDFGFEADEALDSSWVSRGPDKLLPYPTLASPASD; translated from the exons ATGGCAGCCGTGGGCTTTGAGGAGTTCTCAGCGCCGCCAGGCTCAGAGTTGGCGTTGCCTCCCCTATTTGGTGGCCACATCCTGGAGAGCGAGCTGGAGACGGAAGTGGAGTTTGTGTCAGGTGGTCTGGGCGGCTCAGGGCTCCGGGAGCGagatgaagaggaagaggcagCCCGGGGTCGGCGGCGGCGCCAGCGGGAATTAAATCGCAGAAAGTACCAGGCACTAGGTCGGCGCTGCCGGGAGATCGAGCAG GTGAACGAGCGGGTCCTGAACAGGCTCCATCAGGTGCAGAGGATAACTCGGAGGCTGCAGCAGGAACGGAG GTTCCTCATGAGAGTGCTGGACTCCTACGGGGATGACTACCGGGCCAGCCAGTTCACCATTGTGCTGGAG GATGAGGGCAGCCAGGGCACGGATGCCCCCACCCCAGGCAATGCGGAGAATGAGCCTCCAGAGAAAGAGACACTGTCCCCGCCCAGAAGGACTCCTGCACCCCCAGAACCCGGCAGCCCAGCCCCCGGTGAGGGGCCCAGTGGGCGGAAGAGGCGGCGAGTGCCACGGGATGGACGCCGAGCAGGAAATGCGCTGACTCCAGAGCTGGCCCCGGTGCAG ATTAAGGTTGAGGAAGACTTTGGCTTTGAAGCAGATGAGGCCCTGGATTCCAGTTGGGTTTCTCGGGGTCCAGACAAACTGCTGCCCTACCCGACCCTGGCCAGCCCAGCCTCTGACTGA
- the TFPT gene encoding TCF3 fusion partner isoform X1 produces the protein MRVLDSYGDDYRASQFTIVLEDEGSQGTDAPTPGNAENEPPEKETLSPPRRTPAPPEPGSPAPGEGPSGRKRRRVPRDGRRAGNALTPELAPVQIKVEEDFGFEADEALDSSWVSRGPDKLLPYPTLASPASD, from the exons ATGAGAGTGCTGGACTCCTACGGGGATGACTACCGGGCCAGCCAGTTCACCATTGTGCTGGAG GATGAGGGCAGCCAGGGCACGGATGCCCCCACCCCAGGCAATGCGGAGAATGAGCCTCCAGAGAAAGAGACACTGTCCCCGCCCAGAAGGACTCCTGCACCCCCAGAACCCGGCAGCCCAGCCCCCGGTGAGGGGCCCAGTGGGCGGAAGAGGCGGCGAGTGCCACGGGATGGACGCCGAGCAGGAAATGCGCTGACTCCAGAGCTGGCCCCGGTGCAG ATTAAGGTTGAGGAAGACTTTGGCTTTGAAGCAGATGAGGCCCTGGATTCCAGTTGGGTTTCTCGGGGTCCAGACAAACTGCTGCCCTACCCGACCCTGGCCAGCCCAGCCTCTGACTGA